The following coding sequences are from one Scylla paramamosain isolate STU-SP2022 chromosome 21, ASM3559412v1, whole genome shotgun sequence window:
- the LOC135111204 gene encoding myosin heavy chain, non-muscle-like isoform X4, protein MADIDVNDPELKYLVVSRDTFEDPASQAEWTQKRLVWIPHSEHGFVAAGIKGEVGDEVEVEIADTGKRVRVAKDDIQKMNPPKFNKVEDMAELTCLNEASVLYNLKERYYSGLIYTYSGLFCVVVNPYRRLPIYTEKVIEMYKGKKRHEMPPHVFAITDCAYRSMLQDREDQSILCTGESGAGKTENTKKVIQYLAYVAASKSKGGASAVQQEYKSIAGELEAQLLQANPILEAFGNAKTVKNDNSSRFGKFIRINFDNSGYIAGANIETYLLEKSRTIRQTQDERTFHIFYQLLAGTTQQQKRDFILEDPKHYIFLTQGKIAVAGFDEVAEFQATVKAMQIMGINNEDIQSIFKTVSAVLMFGNMQFKQERSNDQATLPDNTVAQQVAHLLGLNVTDMVRGFLKPRIKVGRETVTKAQNKEQCEFAVEAIAKALYERLFKWIVMRINRSLDRTKRQGASFIGILDIAGFEIFAMNSFEQLCINYTNEKLQQLFNHTMFILEQEEYQREGIEWKFIDFGLDLQPTIDLIEKPMGILALLDEECFFPKATDKSFIDKLNTSHSVHPKFCKSEFRDKADFAIVHYAGKVDYSGHQWLMKNMDPLNENIVSLLQTSQDPFIVQIWKDAEIVGMAQQAMGDSHFGARTRKGMFRTVSQLYKEQLTKLMMTLRNTNPNFVRCIIPNHEKRAGKIDAGLVLDQLRCNGVLEGIRICRQGFPNRIPFQEFRQRYELLTPNVIPKGFMDGKKACEMMIQALELEPNLYRIGQSKIFLRAGVLASLEEERDIKMTDLIVQFQAYCRGMLARKNYQKRIQQLNAIRIIQRNCAAYLKLRNWQWWRLYTKVKPLLQVTKQEEKLVQKEEELKVIQNVLETQKKTNKDMEVKFQQALQEKNVLAEQLQAETELCAEAEEMRARLLARKQELEDILHDMETRLEEEEERTGNLSAEKKKLQLQIQDLEEQLEEEEAARQKLQLEKVQCDSKIKKLEEEYAILDDSNQKLLKEKKLMEERTSDVSSTLAEEEEKSKHLMKLKAKHESMLTDLEDRIKKEQQGRSELERSKRKLETDLNDLKEQINEKKNQIHEVQIHLAKREEELAQAMMRVDEEAAAKSQLQKSMREVESQLNELQEDLEAERNQRAKAEKQKRDLNEELEALKNELLDSLDTTAAQQELRSKREEELASLKKSLEDDQALHEHQIAELRQKHSHAIENLNVEIDQLKKMKGGLDKAKNQLEAENADLANELRNITSSKQESEKKRKQCEAIISDLQVKIAESERSRTDYQERLTRLEQELNAANIAMEEADSRAVSANSQLKNLESHLQETQGLLEEETRQKLNLNSRVRALEQEKDHLQEALEEEEGFKRNFEKQVATLQVQLSEAKKKADEESGNAQQLEETRKRQMKELEELRARLAELESANEKLEKSKRKLQAELEDVQVDIDTNRAKVVELEKKQRNFDKQLNEEKSNYERCQQEKENAEREAREKETRILSLNRTLEEYMERIDDLETGKKRLQIELDDLVSTRGTADKNVHELEKAKRALESQLTEQKTQIEELEDELQLTEDAKLRLEVNMQAMKAQFERDLNAREEQGEEKRRGLLKQLRELEAELEEERKQRTAAVTARKKLEGDLKDMEGQLEMNSKIKDDAVKQLKRAGAQVKEYQREAEESRLAREETAAQYKDLERKIKVMETELLQYQEDLASAERARKNAEAERDELQEELSQYTSKVTISADEKKRLEARISTLEEELEEEQSNVEVLMDKMRKNQLAMEQLQTDYNTEKSSVVKLEGQRSMLERQNKELKAKLAELESEIRSKTKSTIAALETKVSNLEEQLEVEARDRLAQAKANRKLEKKLKELVMQVEDERRHADQYKEQLDKSNARVKQLKRTMEETEDELSKEKMQRRKIQREVEDMLEAQESQNREISSLKTKLSQAEAEKVLNQITKRTNRGLCKLTKNASSSNVIDLAQDLSSSEDEKRGAGLSSRLDYIQVKRGSIAAASDDSQNADDSLDGEEDATK, encoded by the exons ATCGCGAGGACCAGAGCATCCTGTGCACGGGCGAGTCAGGTGCCGGCAAGACTGAAAACACGAAGAAGGTGATCCAGTACCTCGCCTACGTGGCCGCCTCGAAGTCCAAGGGCGGAGCATCG GCTGTTCAACAAGAGTACAAG AGCATAGCG GGAGAGCTGGAAGCACAGCTGCTGCAGGCCAACCCCATCCTTGAGGCCTTCGGTAATGCCAAGACTGTCAAGAATGACAACTCATCCAGATTC GGCAAATTCATTAGGATCAACTTTGACAACTCTGGCTACATTGCTGGTGCCAACATTGAAACTTACCTGCTGGAAAAGTCCCGCACCATACGTCAGACCCAAGATGAACGCACATTCCACATTTTCTACCAGCTGCTGGCTGGAACCACTCAGCAGCAGaaac GAGACTTTATCCTGGAGGATCCCAAGCACTACATCTTCCTGACGCAGGGCAAGATCGCTGTGGCAGGCTTTGATGAGGTGGCTGAGTTCCAGGCCACCGTGAAGGCCATGCAGATCATGGGCATCAACAATGAGGACATCCAGT CCATCTTCAAGACCGTCTCAGCTGTACTGATGTTTGGCAACATGCAGTTCAAGCAGGAGCGCAGCAATGACCAGGCAACACTACCAGACAACACCGTCGCTCAGCAG gtGGCTCACTTGCTGGGACTCAACGTGACCGACATGGTGAGAGGGTTCCTCAAGCCACGCATCAAGGTTGGCCGTGAGACTGTCACCAAGGCACAGAACAAGGAGCAG TGTGAGTTTGCTGTGGAGGCCATTGCCAAGGCTCTGTACGAAAGACTCTTCAAGTGGATTGTGATGCGCATCAACCGCTCGCTGGACCGCACCAAGCGCCAGGGAGCCTCCTTCATTGGCATCCTGGATATTGCTGGTTTTGAGATCTTTGCcatgaacag CTTTGAGCAACTGTGCATCAACTATACCAACGAGAAGCTGCAACAGCTGTTCAACCACACCATGTTCATCTTGGAGCAAGAGGAGTACCAGCGTGAAGGCATTGAGTGGAAGTTCATTGATTTTGGCCTTGATCTGCAGCCAACTATTGACCTCATTGAGAAG CCCATGGGTATCCTGGCCCTGCTGGATGAAGAGTGCTTCTTCCCCAAGGCCACAGACAAGAGCTTCATTGACAAACTCAATACCTCCCATTCTGTCCATCCAAAGTTCTGCAAGTCTGAGTTCAGGGACAAGGCTGACTTCGCCATTGTGCACTATGCTGGGAAGGTGGACTACTCAGGCCACCAGTGGCTCATGAAGAACATGGACCCTCTCAACGAGAACATTGTGTCCCTCTTGCAGACCTCTCAAGACCCATTCATTGTGCAGATCTGGAAggatg CTGAGATTGTAGGCATGGCACAGCAGGCAATGGGTGACAGCCACTTTGGAGCTCGCACCAGGAAGGGAATGTTCCGAACTGTGAGTCAGCTGTACAAGGAACAACTCACTAAGCTCATGATGACACTCAGAAACACCAACCCCAACTTTGTGCGCTGTATCATCCCCAACCATGAAAAGCGAGCTGGCAAGATTGATGCTGGACTGGTCTTGGATCAACTGAG ATGCAATGGTGTGCTGGAGGGCATCAGGATCTGTCGCCAGGGCTTCCCCAACCGCATACCCTTCCAAGAGTTCCGTCAGCGTTATGAATTACTGACACCCAATGTCATCCCCAAGGGCTTCATGGATGGCAAGAAGGCTTGTGAGATGATGATCCAGGCACTGGAGCTGGAGCCCAACCTGTACCGTATTGGACAGTCCAAGATCTTCCTGCGTGCTGGTGTGCTGGCCTCCTTGGAAGAGGAGCGAGACATCAAGATGACAGACCTCATTGTACAGTTCCAGGCATATTGTCGTGGTATGCTGGCTCGTAAGAACTACCAGAAGAGGATCCAGCAGCTCAATGCCATCAGGATTATCCAGCGAAACTGTGCTGCTTACCTGAAGCTCCGCAACTGGCAGTGGTGGCGGCTGTACACCAAAGTGAAGCCTTTGCTGCAGGTGacaaaacaggaggagaaactggtgcagaaggaagaggaactgaAGGTTATACAGAATGTCCTGGagacacaaaagaaaaccaataaGGACATGGAAGTCAAATTCCAGCAGGCAttgcaggaaaaaaatgttcttgCTGAACAGCTCCAGGCAGAGACGGAACTGTGTGCAGAAGCAGAGGAGATGCGGGCACGCCTTCTGGCTCGAAAACAAGAATTGGAAGATATACTGCATGACATGGAGACACgtttagaggaagaggaagaacgcaCTGGTAATCTCTCtgcagagaagaagaagctgCAGCTTCAAATTCAGGATTTGGAggagcagctggaggaggaagaggctgcCAGGCAGAAGCTACAGCTGGAGAAGGTACAGTGTGACAGCAAGATTAAAAAGCTGGAAGAAGAGTATGCCATTTTAGATGATTCAAACCAGAAACTCTTGAAGGAGAAGAAGTTGATGGAGGAACGTACCTCAGATGTGTCTAGCACActtgctgaggaggaggaaaagtccAAGCATCTTATGAAATTGAAGGCCAAGCATGAGTCCATGCTCACTGATCTTGAGGATCGCATCAAGAAGGAGCAGCAGGGTCGCTCAGAGCTGGAGCGTTCCAAGCGCAAATTGGAAACTGACCTCAATGATCTCAAAGAACAGATCAATGAGAAGAAGAACCAGATCCATGAGGTGCAGATTCACTTGGCCAAACGGGAGGAAGAGCTGGCCCAGGCCATGATGAGAGTGGATGAGGAGGCTGCTGCCAAGAGCCAGCTCCAAAAGAGTATGCGTGAGGTGGAGTCACAGCTCAATGAACTGCAAGAAGACCTTGAAGCTGAACGTAACCAGCGGGCCAAGGCTGAAAAACAAAAGCGAGACCTGAATGAAGAGCTGGAAGCTCTAAAGAATGAATTGCTAGACTCATTGGACACAACAGCTGCTCAGCAGGAGCTGCGTAGCAAGCGTGAGGAGGAGTTGGCTTCTCTCAAAAAGAGCCTCGAGGACGACCAGGCTTTGCACGAGCATCAGATTGCTGAATTGCGGCAGAAACATTCCCATGCTATTGAGAACCTCAATGTAGAAATTGACCAACTCAAGAAGATGAAGGGTGGCTTGGACAAAGCCAAGAACCAGCTGGAGGCAGAGAATGCTGACTTGGCCAATGAATTGAGAAATATTACCAGCAGCAAGCAGGAGAGCGAGAAGAAACGCAAGCAGTGCGAGGCCATCATCTCTGACCTGCAGGTTAAGATTGCCGAGTCAGAACGCAGTCGTACAGACTACCAGGAGCGGCTCACACGGTTAGAACAGGAACTCAATGCTGCCAACATTGCCATGGAAGAGGCTGACTCCAGGGCTGTGTCAGCTAACAGCCAGCTCAAGAATCTGGAATCCCACCTGCAAGAAACTCAGGGCCTGTTGGAAGAGGAGACACGCCAGAAGCTGAATCTGAATTCCCGTGTACGAGCACTGGAGCAAGAGAAGGATCACCTGCAAGAAGCccttgaggaagaggaaggattcaAGAGGAACTTCGAGAAGCAGGTCGCCACCCTCCAG GTCCAATTGAGTGAGGCCAAGAAGAAAGCCGATGAGGAGTCTGGCAATGCACAGCAGTTGGAGGAAACACGCAAGCGGCAGATGAAGGAGCTTGAGGAGCTGCGTGCACGTCTGGCTGAGCTGGAGTCTGCCAATGAGAAATTagaaaagagcaagaggaagctTCAGGCAGAGTTGGAGGATGTCCAGGTGGATATTGATACCAACCGAGCAAAGGTGGTGGAGCTGGAGAAGAAACAGCGCAACTTTGACAAACAGCTCAATGAAGAGAAGAGCAATTATGAGCGTTgccagcaggagaaggagaatgctGAGCGAGAGGccagggaaaaagaaacaaggattCTTTCTCTTAACAG GACACTCGAGGAATACATGGAACGCATTGATGACTTGGAGACCGGCAAGAAGAGGCTACAGATTGAGCTGGATGACCTCGTGTCCACGCGAGGCACAGCAGACAAGAATGTGCATGAGCTGGAGAAGGCAAAGAGAGCTCTTGAGTCCCAGCTTACTGAACAGAAGACTCAG ATTGAGGAACTGGAGGATGAGCTCCAGCTGACAGAGGATGCCAAACTACGTCTGGAGGTGAACATGCAGGCCATGAAGGCTCAGTTTGAGCGCGACCTCAATGCCAGGGAAGAACAGGGCGAGGAGAAGCGACGTGGCCTGTTGAAGCAGTTGCGTGAGTTGGAAGCTgaattagaggaggagaggaaacagcGCACAGCTGCTGTTACTGCTCGTAAGAAGCTGGAGGGTGACCTGAAGGACATGGAGGGTCAACTTGAGATGAACAGCAAGATAAAGGATGATGCTGTCAAGCAGCTGAAACGTGCAGGAGCACAGGTGAAGGAGTACCAGCGGGAGGCTGAAGAAAGCCGGCTTGCAAGGGAGGAAACAGCTGCACAGTACAAAGACCTTGAGCGCAAAATAAAGGTGATGGAGACTGAACTGCTCCAATACCAGGAAGATCTGGCATCTGCTGAGAGGGCACGCAAG aatgcTGAAGCAGAAAGAGATGAACTGCAGGAGGAGTTGTCACAGTACACCTCCAAGGTCACCATTAGtgcagatgaaaagaaaaggcttGAGGCACGCATCTCTACTCTTGAGGAGGAACTTGAAGAGGAACAGAGCAATGTAGAG GTTCTTATGGACAAGATGCGCAAGAACCAGCTTGCGATGGAGCAGCTCCAGACTGACTACAACACTGAAAAATCATCTGTAGTGAAACTTGAAGGTCAACGATCCATGTTGGAGAGACAGAACAAGGAGCTGAAGGCCAAGCTGGCTGAACTGGAATCAGAGATCCGGTCCAAGACCAAGTCAACCATTGCAGCACTTGAGACCAAG GTTTCCAACCTGGAGGAACAGCTGGAGGTTGAAGCACGTGACCGACTTGCCCAGGCCAAGGCCAACCGCAAGCTGGAGAAGAAGCTGAAGGAGTTGGTGATGCAGGTGGAGGATGAGCGTCGCCATGCTGACCAATACAAGGAACAGCTTGATAAG TCCAATGCGCGAGTGAAGCAGCTGAAGCGCACCATGGAGGAGACCGAGGATGAGCTGTCCAAGGAAAAGATGCAGCGACGCAAGATCCAGCGAGAGGTGGAGGACATGCTGGAGGCTCAGGAGTCACAGAACAGGGAAATCTCCTCCCTCAAGACCAAACTGAG CCAAGCAGAGGCTGAAAAGGTCTTAAACCAAATCACAAAACGAACAAATCGTGGCCTGTGCAAGCTTACGAAGAACGCTTCATCATCAAACGTGATTGATCTGGCACAGGACTTGAGTAGCAGCGAGGATGAGAA GCGTGGTGCAGGACTCAGCTCCCGACTAGACTACATTCAAGTAAAGCGAGGCTCCATTGCTGCTGCCAGCGATGACTCCCAAAATGCCGACGACTCTCtggatggggaggaagatgCCACCAAGTGA